The following coding sequences are from one Sardina pilchardus chromosome 16, fSarPil1.1, whole genome shotgun sequence window:
- the smim20 gene encoding small integral membrane protein 20, whose protein sequence is MANNRRIVLVFGGFVAAVAATFYPILFYPMSHTDEYKQVQTVNRAGINQADVQPVGVKVWSDPYKSK, encoded by the exons ATGGCAAATAACAGAAGAATAGTACTAGTATTTGGAGGGTTTGTTGCAGCCGTTGCAGCCACATTCTACCCCATACTCTTCTATCCAATGTCGCATACAGATGAATACA AACAAGTTCAGACAGTCAACCGAGCGGGCATCAATCAAGCAGACGTACAGCCTGTGG GAGTGAAAGTTTGGTCAGATCCATACAAGTCCAAGTAA